In [Mycobacterium] stephanolepidis, the genomic window CAGGCGGTCCGGAGCACCAGCAGACGGAATGACTCCATCTCGATCCAGCTGTCGGCGATGCGCTCCTGCGTCATCTGCAACTTGGCGATGGTGCCGCCGCGCGCTTCCCGGCTGATGACACGCTCGCACATCATGTCGAAAGCCTTACGGACCTGGGCCACCGTCCGCATCGCATGATGCACGCGACCACCGCCGAGGCGGGTTTGCGCGATCACGAACGCGGCGCCCTCGGCACCCAGCATGTTCTCGGCGGGAATCCGGGCATTGGTGAAGCGGGTGTAGGCCTCGTCCTCGCTGAAGCCGTGCACGGTGATGTTTCTGACGATCTCCACCCCGGGCGCGTTCGGGTCGACGATGAACATCGACATTCCCTGATACGGGCTGACATCCGGGTTGGTGACGGCCATGACGATCCAGAAGGCGGCGTGCCGCGCCTCGGAGTTGAACCACTTCTCGCCGTTGAGGATCCACTCATCACCGTCACGCACCGCGGTTGTCTTGAACAGGGTCGGATCGGACCCGCCCTGCGGCTCTGTCATGACGTAACAGGACCCGATGTCGCCGTCCATCAGCGGCTGCAGATACTTCGCCTTCTGCGCCTCGGTGCCGTAGTGCGCGAGGATCTCGGCATTGCCGGTGTCGGGGGCCTGGCATCCGAAGATCGAGGGGGCCCACACCGAGCGGCCCAGAATCTCGTTGAGCAGCGCGAGCTTGAGCTGCCCGAAGCCCGGACCGCCTAGCTCGGGGCCGAGGTGGCAGGCCCACAGCCCGCGGCGCTTGACCTCTTCCTTGAGCGGTCGCACGTAGTCCATGGCCTCGGTGTCGGACTTGTCGTACGGGTTGGGGAACACGTAGTCGAGCGGTTCCACCTCGGTGCGGACGAATTCCTCGGCCCAGTCCAGCAGCTCCTGGTATTCGGGGTCGGTCTCGAAATCCCATGCCATGTCAGTTACTTCCTGTCGGTTCGGGTTCAGTGGGAAGTTCGTGCGGACGATCCGTATGTACGCCGTCCACCACCATGTCGGCAATGCGTTTGGCGATCTGCGCCGGGCTCTTGCCGTCGGCGCGGTACCAGACCGCCACCATGTTCAGCATCCCGAGGATCGCGTTGGTGATCAGGTGATCGCTGGTGCGAAACACCCCGGCTTCGTAGCCCTCGTCGAGAACGCGTTGCCAGCAGCGCTGTAACTCGTCACGCATTCCCTGCAACTCGGCGGCCCGCTCGCCGGTCAGCGCGGAACCATCGCGGACCTGGATGGCAACCTGTTTGCGGTACTTGACGATAAGGATGACGTAGGAGCCGATGAGAGTGCGTAGACGCTTGGCGGGCGGGGTGTTCATGCCTGCGATGTGGGCGGCCTCGGTGAGCATTTCGTCGATGTAGCTGCGCAGGATCTCCCAGAGGAGTTCCTCTTTGGACCCGATGTGGTAGTACAGCGCACCACCCCGTACACCGGCCGCAGCGCCGATCTCAGCGACGCCGGTCGCGTGAAATCCCTTCTCGGCGAAGAGTTCCGTTGCCACATCCATGATCCGTCGACGGGTCGCCGCGGCATCACCGTCGGCGGCGGGCGGACGGCCCCGACGCGGCTTGGCGCCGGCCTCGGTCACAGGATGCCGCCATCCAGTCGAATTGTCGTTCCCGTGCAGTAGGCCGATGCTTCGCTTGCGAGATACAGTGCCGCGCCGACGATGTCTTCCGGTTCGCCCACGCGTCGCAATGGAATGCTGGGGATGAGCGCCTCGGCGAATCCTTCCGGCCAGGCCGCCGCGATATCTGTGTTGAAAAGTCCGCATTGAATGGTGTTCGTGCGTACGGTCGGCCCAAAGCTGTGCGAGAGGCCAAGGGTCAGGGCATTCAAACCGGCCTTTGCCGCTGCGTACGGCAACGCGGTGGCGTCGGGTCGCACCGCTTCGATCGAGCTGATGTTGATGATCGAACCGCCGGCTCCTGCCGCCATCTTGGTGGCGATCAGGGCCGACAACCGGAACGGTCCCTTCAGATTGACCCCAATGACCTTGTCGAACAATGCTTCCGAGACCTGGTCCAGGCTGGGGTACAGCGGGGACAGTCCGGCGTTGTTGACCAGGACGTCCACCCGCCCGAACTCCCGGTACACGGTGTCGACCAGCTCGTCGCATTGCTCCCAGGAGCTGACATTGCAGGCCACCGGGAGGGCACGGCGACCGTGGTCGGCCTCCACCTGGGCGGCCAGCTCGTTACAGGAGTCGATCTTGCGGCTCGCGATCACCACATCGGCGCCATGCGCGGCGAACGCCTGCACCATCGCCCGGCCCAATCCGCGGCTACCACCGGTGACGACGATGACCTTGTCCTGCAGCATCCGGTGCCTCCTTGACTAATGTGGCGATCGATACATTAAAGAAGCGATGCCGATAGCGCAAGGGGCGGCAGCCGTGGATCAGCGGGCGAGCTTGTCCAGCAGCAGCGTGAACATCGCCTCGGTCTTGTCATCGTTGGGGTCGAGTCGGCAGAACATCACCGAAGCGACGTAGTTCGCGCGCTGGCGCGCCACCAGACGGCAGGACCACGGTGAACGGTCAGTGGTTCGCGTCCAGTTCACCTCGTCTTGACCGCTGTGCCCGATGCTGAGCGTCCAATTCTCCGCGATGCCGTTGACCGAGGTAACGCCATGTACTCCATCGCATCTGGACATGCGCTGGGCGAATTGCTCGAACTGCTGACTTGCCGAGGTAGCGGTCTCGAAGACAATCAGCGCTGACCCCATGGTGTGCTGGCGAACCCTTCCGACCGTCTCGGAATACGCCTGGATGCGCGCCGCACCGAAGCTCAGGTACTGCTGCCGCGTGGCCAACGAGTATCCGTATGCACAGTCGGAGACCGTGTTGGCCGTCGAGAGCACAGTTTCGACGGCGGGAATGGTCCTGATATCCGGAAGGCCCACTGCCGCAAGGATATCCGACGCCGACAGAAGCCGGTCTTCAAGGTCGGCCTGCCTGGGCGGCAGCACCGGATACAACTTCTCCGGCCTGGCGGGGGCCGCCGCGTCGCCCTCAACCGCGTGCGTACAGGAGGCCAACAGCGCGGCGGCCGTCAGTAAAACGGCTGGTGCCCAGCGCATTACCGTGTCCCCGAGAGTTTTAGCGTCAATCGGTCCAGCACGTTGCCCGCCTTGTTATCCGAACCGTGAGTGCAGAACATCGACGATGCCACAAAGTTGGCCCGCTGTCGTGCAGCCATGTAACAGGTCCAGCTCGAGTCGACCACGCTGCGCGTCCACGCCACCTCGTCGGCGGTGTCGGCACTGGTGATGCTCAGCTTCCATGAGGAGGGATCGCGCTGTGTATGCGTGGCGCTCGTGATCGCGTCGCACCTGGCCATCAGACCGTTGAACCGCTGGAACTGTTGTCGAGCCGTGGCATCGTCGGAGAAGGTCACCACCGCGTTTCCCACCGTATGCAGCCGCGCGACATCGCTCTCCTCCACATACAACTCGATGCGCGCCGCCTCGTGCTTCTCATAGGAAGCGATTTCGGCCAGTGAGTAGCCAGCCGCGCACACGGTGGCGTCGGTGGTCGAGCGGAACATCGCGTCCACTGCCTGCCCCGGCTCTAGCCGTGGCAACTCCGATATCTCGCGAATCTGCCGCCCCGTAAGCAGTGTGCCACCGGGAAGCTTGCAGCCGATGGCGTGCAGTTCTGGATAAAGGCCAGCACGCTCGGGCGGCGGGGTGGCGAGTCCGTCGGCTACGCGGGAGCAGCCGCCACAGGCAACCATCACGCAGATCAACACCGCCGCCGCCCGCATCACCGCACCCCCTATCCCAGCATCCCCACCCGAGGTTTGCTAGAAGCGAAGCTACACCACCAGTGCCATGCGAGGGTCGGTAAGCAGCGCACCCAGATCCGCGAGGAACTTGGACCCCTGCTCACCGTCCACCAGTCGGTGGTCGAAGGACAGCGCGAGCGTGGTGACGTCGCGGACGGCGAGTTCTCCGTGCACCACCCAGGGGCGTTTGGCAATCGAGCCCAGTGCCAGGATGGCCGCTTCGCCCGGATTGATGATCGGGGTACCCGCATCGACGCCGAAGACTCCGATATTGGTCAGCGTGAACGTTCCGCCGGACATGTCGGCGGGCGCGGTCTTTCCCTCGCGTGCGGTAGTCACCAACTGCGCGAATGCGATCGCCAGTTCACGCAGCGACATCCCGCCAGCGTTCTTCACGTTCGGGACCACCAGTCCGCGCTCGGTCGCTGCCGCCACACCGAGATTCACGTAATGCTTGATGACGAT contains:
- a CDS encoding acyl-CoA dehydrogenase family protein, translating into MAWDFETDPEYQELLDWAEEFVRTEVEPLDYVFPNPYDKSDTEAMDYVRPLKEEVKRRGLWACHLGPELGGPGFGQLKLALLNEILGRSVWAPSIFGCQAPDTGNAEILAHYGTEAQKAKYLQPLMDGDIGSCYVMTEPQGGSDPTLFKTTAVRDGDEWILNGEKWFNSEARHAAFWIVMAVTNPDVSPYQGMSMFIVDPNAPGVEIVRNITVHGFSEDEAYTRFTNARIPAENMLGAEGAAFVIAQTRLGGGRVHHAMRTVAQVRKAFDMMCERVISREARGGTIAKLQMTQERIADSWIEMESFRLLVLRTAWLIDKHQDYLTVRKDIAAIKAAMPKVMHDVAQRALHLHGSLGVSEEMPLAKMFLYSEVMGLVDGPTEVHKVTIAKEVLKDYTPYEGLFPPSHIPALTEKARAHVAARLEHRVGNL
- a CDS encoding TetR/AcrR family transcriptional regulator codes for the protein MTEAGAKPRRGRPPAADGDAAATRRRIMDVATELFAEKGFHATGVAEIGAAAGVRGGALYYHIGSKEELLWEILRSYIDEMLTEAAHIAGMNTPPAKRLRTLIGSYVILIVKYRKQVAIQVRDGSALTGERAAELQGMRDELQRCWQRVLDEGYEAGVFRTSDHLITNAILGMLNMVAVWYRADGKSPAQIAKRIADMVVDGVHTDRPHELPTEPEPTGSN
- a CDS encoding SDR family NAD(P)-dependent oxidoreductase, with product MLQDKVIVVTGGSRGLGRAMVQAFAAHGADVVIASRKIDSCNELAAQVEADHGRRALPVACNVSSWEQCDELVDTVYREFGRVDVLVNNAGLSPLYPSLDQVSEALFDKVIGVNLKGPFRLSALIATKMAAGAGGSIINISSIEAVRPDATALPYAAAKAGLNALTLGLSHSFGPTVRTNTIQCGLFNTDIAAAWPEGFAEALIPSIPLRRVGEPEDIVGAALYLASEASAYCTGTTIRLDGGIL
- a CDS encoding sensor domain-containing protein, which produces MRWAPAVLLTAAALLASCTHAVEGDAAAPARPEKLYPVLPPRQADLEDRLLSASDILAAVGLPDIRTIPAVETVLSTANTVSDCAYGYSLATRQQYLSFGAARIQAYSETVGRVRQHTMGSALIVFETATSASQQFEQFAQRMSRCDGVHGVTSVNGIAENWTLSIGHSGQDEVNWTRTTDRSPWSCRLVARQRANYVASVMFCRLDPNDDKTEAMFTLLLDKLAR
- a CDS encoding sensor domain-containing protein produces the protein MRAAAVLICVMVACGGCSRVADGLATPPPERAGLYPELHAIGCKLPGGTLLTGRQIREISELPRLEPGQAVDAMFRSTTDATVCAAGYSLAEIASYEKHEAARIELYVEESDVARLHTVGNAVVTFSDDATARQQFQRFNGLMARCDAITSATHTQRDPSSWKLSITSADTADEVAWTRSVVDSSWTCYMAARQRANFVASSMFCTHGSDNKAGNVLDRLTLKLSGTR